Proteins from a genomic interval of Thermococcus celericrescens:
- a CDS encoding RNA-guided endonuclease InsQ/TnpB family protein, protein MLFELADVGAKVWNRVNYLRRQEFFEGKPVDFLKTEKTVYEEFKKEIGSATVQQICRKNAEAWRSFFALAMKKKTKELPKWLKPKPPSYLKEGGKRRPLIVLRNDQYKIEGNKLILKGLGRFKKLEIQFKGRIHLKGKQGRLEIQYDPIRRKWYAHVSFTVEEKLIGNEWVEVPRNPLGSLSAGIDLGVNNLMAVYVENGESFLVNGRPLKSIAFYWQKRIAEYQSRLNKSGAKKSRNLKGMHEKAKLQAKHYINTAVRQTVERLHQLGVNRIVVGYPKGIARNSDKGRKQNFLLSHVWRFNCVIKRLIEVAEEYGIRVLVVNEAFTSKRCPVCGKPHEGARFVRGLFKCPVTGLIFNADLVGAFNILKKVVKTITPNLSGLYAQRRGNGGKTLPEGSKTCFNLGLNETLQTSPPLARG, encoded by the coding sequence ATCCTCTTCGAGTTAGCCGACGTTGGAGCCAAAGTCTGGAACAGGGTGAACTACCTTCGCAGGCAAGAATTCTTCGAGGGCAAACCCGTTGATTTCCTTAAAACCGAGAAAACCGTTTACGAGGAATTCAAAAAGGAAATCGGTTCCGCGACAGTTCAGCAAATTTGCAGGAAGAACGCCGAAGCCTGGAGAAGCTTCTTCGCCCTTGCGATGAAAAAGAAGACCAAAGAACTCCCCAAGTGGCTCAAACCAAAACCGCCAAGCTATCTGAAAGAAGGCGGAAAGAGAAGACCCTTGATCGTCCTCAGAAACGACCAGTACAAGATTGAGGGCAACAAGCTAATCCTCAAGGGGCTCGGAAGGTTCAAGAAGCTTGAAATCCAGTTTAAGGGCAGGATACACCTGAAGGGCAAGCAAGGGCGCTTAGAAATCCAGTATGACCCAATAAGGCGGAAATGGTATGCTCACGTGAGCTTCACCGTCGAGGAGAAACTGATTGGAAACGAATGGGTTGAAGTCCCAAGAAACCCATTGGGAAGCCTTTCGGCGGGAATTGACCTTGGAGTGAACAACTTGATGGCCGTTTACGTCGAGAACGGCGAGAGTTTCTTAGTCAACGGGAGACCATTAAAGAGCATTGCATTTTACTGGCAAAAACGAATAGCTGAATACCAGTCGAGACTCAATAAAAGCGGTGCGAAGAAGAGTAGAAACCTCAAGGGAATGCATGAGAAGGCTAAACTTCAGGCGAAACATTACATCAACACGGCGGTTAGACAAACCGTCGAGAGACTTCATCAGTTGGGAGTTAACAGGATTGTCGTCGGTTATCCCAAGGGGATAGCGAGAAACTCGGACAAAGGCAGGAAGCAGAACTTCCTCCTCTCTCACGTCTGGCGGTTTAACTGTGTCATTAAACGCTTAATCGAGGTCGCCGAGGAGTATGGTATTAGGGTTTTGGTTGTTAATGAGGCTTTCACGTCTAAGCGTTGTCCCGTCTGCGGGAAGCCCCACGAGGGGGCGAGGTTTGTTCGTGGGTTATTTAAGTGTCCCGTGACGGGGCTTATCTTCAACGCGGACTTAGTTGGAGCGTTTAATATTTTGAAGAAGGTGGTGAAAACCATAACCCCGAATCTGAGCGGTCTTTACGCTCAGAGGAGGGGTAACGGGGGGAAGACCCTCCCCGAGGGGTCGAAGACCTGCTTTAACTTGGGTTTGAATGAGACCCTTCAAACCTCTCCGCCCTTAGCGAGGGGTTAA
- a CDS encoding NEW3 domain-containing protein, whose translation MEMKKALTAVLFFLLLAVPAASAETISLTLHVGQSVTVNGIPIEFTDFSNDGKAALRINGTTYVLSFGDTVKVTEGLNMTAGSLKPEEGAVHIILSGDDIRVESPSGNIALETQFPSKITKPGGQVMFSVTVRNNGGDTFVPLSVEAPPGWSARITEGSSEINGIYLRHGESAQVVVAIKTSTKTGRFDVLLHAGESQLKLSVTVKEGGVGIQCDYPVKEVEAGESVSFELHLSSQSPTVVSLSAEIPEKWSARFLAGGEPVRAVRVSGESTVRLVIGVPSDAPVGMYNVTVKAGNAEETLGVYVNKTHAGENGTLSVKVTDEGSGTYVAGAKVELLRHGKTVTEAKTLSDGTASIEAPEGHYTVRISKESYRKVEKNVEIKAGRRKELHVSMRRLPYYMDISVSEPSKSQVLGRSFTYIVVLKNLGTEDDTYSLSLSVPQNWGGMVVEDPASRTGITSAYVRSGKEKQFYVLLIPPDTAELGTYRSTLRVASAGSGEEREINLTAKLTGSYGLTVTLERYSLKVDAGDEAKTTVRVYNTGTSPLTNLRIEVKAPKGWNVKVEPRKVPSLGRDDEVEFTIEVAVPENVDAGDYLITLNAISDQKTKEASIRVTVSKGSGQTYLGLAIILGALLVLGLLLRRYGRR comes from the coding sequence ATGGAGATGAAGAAGGCCCTCACGGCAGTCCTTTTTTTCCTCCTTCTGGCCGTCCCCGCGGCGTCCGCTGAAACCATCAGCCTAACCCTTCACGTGGGGCAGAGCGTAACGGTCAACGGGATTCCCATAGAGTTCACGGACTTTTCAAACGATGGGAAAGCCGCCCTCAGGATAAACGGAACCACGTATGTTCTCTCATTCGGGGACACTGTAAAGGTTACGGAAGGCCTGAACATGACGGCGGGCAGCCTTAAGCCAGAGGAGGGTGCGGTTCATATCATACTCTCCGGCGACGATATCCGCGTAGAAAGTCCCTCCGGCAACATAGCACTGGAAACCCAGTTCCCCAGCAAGATAACCAAACCTGGGGGACAGGTGATGTTCTCAGTAACGGTAAGAAACAACGGAGGAGATACGTTCGTTCCGCTCTCCGTAGAGGCTCCTCCCGGATGGAGCGCCAGAATAACGGAGGGAAGTTCTGAAATCAACGGTATCTACCTGCGGCACGGAGAGAGTGCCCAAGTTGTCGTGGCCATTAAAACGTCCACGAAAACGGGTAGGTTTGATGTGCTCCTTCACGCCGGCGAAAGCCAGCTGAAGCTCTCCGTCACAGTAAAGGAGGGAGGAGTCGGAATCCAGTGTGATTATCCGGTGAAGGAAGTGGAGGCCGGGGAGAGTGTATCATTCGAGCTCCATCTGAGTTCTCAATCGCCCACAGTGGTCTCCCTGAGTGCAGAGATTCCAGAGAAATGGAGCGCAAGATTCCTCGCAGGGGGAGAGCCAGTACGTGCGGTGAGGGTCTCCGGTGAGAGCACCGTAAGGCTGGTCATAGGCGTTCCCAGCGATGCCCCAGTGGGCATGTATAACGTTACAGTGAAGGCTGGGAATGCCGAGGAGACTCTTGGAGTCTATGTGAACAAAACCCACGCCGGTGAAAACGGCACCCTCTCAGTCAAGGTCACGGATGAAGGCTCAGGAACCTACGTGGCTGGTGCCAAGGTGGAGCTCCTTCGGCACGGGAAGACTGTGACGGAAGCAAAGACACTTTCCGATGGGACCGCCTCAATCGAAGCTCCAGAGGGACACTACACCGTGAGGATCTCAAAGGAATCCTACCGCAAGGTCGAGAAAAACGTTGAAATAAAGGCCGGCAGGAGAAAGGAGCTCCATGTGAGCATGCGCAGACTGCCTTACTACATGGACATCAGTGTTTCTGAGCCGTCGAAGAGTCAGGTGCTCGGGAGAAGCTTCACTTACATCGTGGTTCTAAAGAATCTTGGAACAGAGGACGATACGTACTCACTGAGCCTAAGTGTGCCCCAGAACTGGGGCGGAATGGTGGTGGAAGACCCGGCCTCACGCACGGGGATAACCAGCGCATACGTCCGGTCCGGGAAAGAAAAGCAGTTTTACGTGCTCCTGATACCCCCCGACACGGCGGAGCTCGGAACGTACCGCTCAACCCTCCGTGTGGCCTCAGCTGGGAGCGGTGAAGAGCGGGAGATAAACCTCACGGCAAAACTGACCGGCAGCTACGGACTGACGGTGACTCTAGAACGGTACAGTTTGAAGGTGGACGCTGGAGACGAGGCAAAGACCACGGTCAGGGTGTATAACACAGGCACCAGCCCGCTGACAAACCTCAGAATCGAAGTCAAGGCTCCCAAGGGATGGAACGTAAAGGTGGAGCCGCGGAAAGTGCCTTCCCTGGGGAGGGATGATGAGGTAGAGTTCACAATTGAGGTGGCGGTTCCCGAGAACGTGGATGCCGGGGACTATCTCATCACCCTCAACGCCATCAGCGACCAGAAAACTAAGGAGGCAAGCATCAGGGTTACCGTGAGCAAGGGAAGCGGTCAGACGTACCTGGGGCTGGCCATAATCCTCGGAGCGCTCTTAGTGCTGGGGCTCCTGCTGAGGAGATACGGAAGGCGCTGA
- a CDS encoding transposase codes for NHLKGKTARKLLQEFPELRSKTTHGRLWSRSYFVASVGYITDEIVKHYVETQWERELKRRGA; via the coding sequence GAACCACCTGAAGGGCAAAACCGCCAGAAAACTCCTTCAAGAATTCCCCGAACTGAGGAGTAAAACAACGCACGGCAGGCTCTGGTCCCGCTCCTACTTCGTCGCCTCAGTCGGCTACATAACTGATGAGATCGTCAAACACTACGTTGAAACCCAATGGGAGCGTGAGTTGAAACGAAGAGGAGCGTAA
- a CDS encoding ABC transporter ATP-binding protein, with protein sequence MNIIETENLTKVYDGIAAVDRLNLTVKKGAVYGFLGPNGAGKTTTILLLLGLIQPTEGRAYVAGIDVQEKPVEVKRISGFMPAEGGLYPNLTAFDNLMYISKFYRIPKEDAKKRARELLELVGLEDAADRKVGGFSTGMKQRLLLAQALLNDPEVLFLDEPTNGLDPRGAVEMRELIRRLKKDGKTVFFSSHILSEVEEVSDEIGIISGGKLLISGSQEEIKRKFIEGRVFITVETKQPLVLNDLNTEVIEWRKAGSNRLTVYASRDIREELVEELTGMGYTVIDVHLHEPTLEEVFLELVYGREEG encoded by the coding sequence ATGAACATAATCGAAACTGAAAACCTCACGAAAGTTTATGACGGCATTGCCGCCGTGGATCGCCTAAACCTAACCGTGAAAAAAGGGGCTGTCTACGGATTTCTGGGACCAAACGGGGCGGGAAAAACAACGACGATACTTCTCCTCCTGGGCCTCATTCAGCCAACGGAGGGCAGGGCCTACGTGGCAGGAATAGACGTTCAGGAAAAGCCGGTGGAGGTCAAAAGGATAAGCGGGTTCATGCCCGCGGAGGGCGGACTCTATCCCAATCTGACGGCCTTCGATAACCTTATGTACATATCCAAGTTCTACAGGATTCCCAAAGAAGATGCCAAGAAGAGGGCAAGGGAACTGCTCGAGCTTGTGGGACTCGAAGACGCCGCGGACAGAAAGGTGGGGGGATTCTCCACCGGTATGAAGCAGCGCCTTCTGCTGGCCCAGGCTCTTCTAAACGACCCGGAGGTTCTCTTCCTCGATGAACCGACCAACGGTCTTGACCCCAGGGGCGCTGTGGAAATGAGGGAACTGATACGCAGATTGAAGAAAGATGGAAAGACGGTATTCTTCTCGTCCCACATCCTCTCGGAGGTCGAGGAGGTAAGCGATGAGATAGGGATAATCTCCGGGGGAAAACTCCTCATAAGCGGCAGCCAGGAGGAGATAAAGCGGAAATTCATTGAGGGGAGGGTCTTTATAACGGTGGAAACAAAGCAGCCGCTCGTTCTTAATGACCTGAACACCGAAGTGATAGAGTGGCGCAAAGCGGGAAGCAACAGACTGACCGTCTACGCATCCCGGGACATCAGAGAGGAGCTGGTAGAGGAACTAACTGGCATGGGCTACACCGTCATCGATGTTCACCTGCATGAACCAACGCTGGAGGAGGTCTTCCTCGAGCTGGTTTACGGGAGGGAGGAAGGATGA
- a CDS encoding tRNA uridine(34) 5-carboxymethylaminomethyl modification radical SAM/GNAT enzyme Elp3, translated as MGEGEFRKAVEELARAVMNGEIKGREELNRYKIAVSRKYHLSKIPGNSDILKAIPEDRREEFRDLLKRKPTRTISGVAVVAMMTKPFPCPHGRCIYCPGGPSVGSPQSYTGREPSALRAVQSAYHPYIIMMRRLKQLTDIGHDVDKVEVIIQGGTFPAVDLDYQEWFVKCAFKAMNDFPHFREVENLEEKLVRLIVHSDESVLEEDPKFKEAWEKTHAKPYYYLEDEQRKNERAKVRMVGLTIETRPDWAFERHIDRMLKLGTTRVELGVQTIFNFIHERTRRGHGVEEIVRATQLLRDAGLKINYHIMPGLPGSNFERDLYTFRAIFEDPRFRPDMLKVYPTLVTADAPLYRQWREGKYRPYRTEEAVELLVEAYRFFPKWVRVMRIQRDIPVQLIVDGVRHSNLGQLVFNELVKRGVRPREIRFREVGHMMEKFGVQPEVEHIKLLREDYDAAGGREIFLSFEDTKNDVLIGFIRLRIPSEKAHRKEINCCPSSIVRELHVYGPLVPIGGKPKYEWQHRGYGRELLAEAERIAREEFDVKKMLVISGVGVRNYYRKFGYRKNGPYVAKRLDRGYADFETGGHFDGHLNT; from the coding sequence ATGGGCGAGGGTGAGTTTAGGAAGGCCGTTGAAGAACTCGCGAGGGCCGTCATGAACGGCGAGATAAAGGGCCGTGAGGAGCTCAACAGGTATAAGATAGCCGTATCCAGGAAGTATCATCTCTCAAAGATTCCCGGTAACTCGGACATCCTCAAGGCCATTCCGGAGGACAGGCGCGAGGAGTTCAGGGATCTGCTCAAGCGAAAGCCGACGAGGACGATAAGCGGCGTCGCTGTAGTCGCCATGATGACCAAGCCCTTCCCGTGCCCACACGGGCGCTGCATCTACTGTCCCGGAGGACCGAGCGTTGGCTCTCCCCAGAGCTACACCGGAAGGGAGCCCTCCGCCCTGAGGGCCGTTCAGAGCGCCTACCATCCGTACATCATCATGATGCGCCGCCTTAAGCAGCTCACCGACATAGGGCACGACGTGGACAAGGTGGAGGTCATAATCCAGGGCGGCACCTTCCCGGCCGTGGACTTGGACTACCAGGAGTGGTTCGTCAAGTGCGCCTTCAAAGCGATGAACGACTTCCCGCACTTCAGGGAGGTAGAGAACCTTGAGGAGAAGCTCGTCAGGCTGATAGTCCACAGTGATGAGTCCGTCTTGGAGGAGGACCCGAAGTTCAAGGAGGCCTGGGAGAAAACGCACGCAAAGCCCTACTACTACCTCGAAGACGAGCAGAGGAAGAACGAGAGGGCTAAGGTCAGGATGGTCGGCCTGACGATAGAGACGCGCCCGGACTGGGCCTTCGAGAGGCACATAGACAGGATGCTGAAGCTCGGAACGACAAGGGTTGAGCTTGGAGTGCAGACCATATTCAACTTCATCCACGAGAGGACCAGAAGGGGACACGGCGTCGAGGAGATAGTCAGGGCCACCCAGCTTTTGCGCGACGCGGGCCTCAAAATCAACTACCACATAATGCCCGGCCTGCCTGGAAGCAACTTCGAGAGGGACCTCTACACCTTCCGCGCCATCTTCGAGGATCCCCGCTTCCGCCCGGACATGCTGAAGGTGTATCCCACCCTAGTTACCGCCGATGCACCGCTCTATCGCCAGTGGAGGGAGGGCAAATACCGCCCCTACCGCACGGAGGAGGCGGTGGAGCTTCTCGTCGAGGCCTACAGGTTCTTCCCGAAGTGGGTTCGCGTGATGAGAATCCAGCGCGACATCCCGGTTCAGCTCATCGTTGACGGCGTTAGGCACTCCAATCTGGGCCAGCTCGTCTTCAACGAACTCGTAAAGCGCGGGGTAAGGCCGAGGGAGATTAGGTTTAGAGAAGTCGGCCACATGATGGAGAAGTTCGGGGTTCAGCCCGAGGTCGAGCACATAAAGCTCCTCCGCGAGGACTACGATGCCGCCGGGGGAAGGGAGATATTCCTGAGCTTCGAGGACACAAAGAACGACGTTCTTATCGGCTTCATCCGCCTCAGGATTCCGAGTGAAAAGGCCCACAGGAAGGAGATAAACTGCTGTCCCTCCTCGATAGTCAGGGAGCTCCACGTGTACGGGCCGCTCGTGCCGATAGGCGGGAAGCCGAAGTACGAGTGGCAGCACAGGGGCTACGGAAGGGAACTGCTGGCGGAGGCCGAGAGGATAGCGAGAGAGGAGTTCGACGTGAAGAAGATGCTCGTTATAAGCGGCGTCGGTGTTAGGAACTACTACAGGAAGTTCGGCTACCGGAAGAACGGGCCCTACGTCGCCAAGAGGCTCGATAGGGGCTATGCGGACTTTGAGACGGGAGGCCACTTCGATGGACACCTGAACACATAG
- a CDS encoding Nif3-like dinuclear metal center hexameric protein: MNRDELVAFLDEHLNVQAYPDKSSNGLQVEGKAEVERVAFAVDTTLRTIERAAKAGADMMVVHHGMIWGGLGYITGIHYRRLKALMESGINLYAAHLPLDAHPEVGNNVELLRILGIEPRGPFGEYRGLSVGFYGEFDEPQPIEKVAHIIAEKLGTTVRTYEFGEREIKTVGAVSGAGAFALEEAHRKGIDLLVTGEFTHADYLTAIDLPQSVLAAGHYKTETLGVKALMRVLREKFDVEVLFIDEPTGL; encoded by the coding sequence ATGAACCGCGACGAGCTGGTGGCGTTCCTTGACGAACACCTCAACGTTCAGGCTTACCCCGACAAGTCGAGCAACGGCCTCCAGGTGGAGGGGAAGGCGGAGGTCGAAAGGGTCGCCTTTGCAGTTGATACCACTCTAAGAACAATCGAGAGGGCCGCAAAGGCCGGAGCCGACATGATGGTGGTCCACCACGGCATGATATGGGGCGGCCTCGGATACATCACCGGGATACACTACAGACGCCTGAAGGCCCTCATGGAGAGCGGGATAAACCTCTACGCCGCCCACCTGCCCCTCGACGCCCACCCCGAGGTCGGCAACAACGTCGAACTGCTCCGCATTCTTGGCATTGAGCCCAGGGGCCCCTTCGGCGAGTACAGGGGGCTGAGCGTGGGCTTCTATGGAGAGTTCGATGAGCCGCAGCCGATCGAGAAGGTGGCGCATATAATCGCCGAGAAGCTCGGCACGACCGTCAGAACCTACGAGTTCGGGGAGAGGGAGATAAAAACTGTCGGTGCCGTGAGCGGCGCCGGGGCCTTCGCACTTGAGGAGGCGCACAGAAAGGGAATCGACCTGCTCGTAACGGGCGAATTCACCCACGCGGATTATCTAACGGCCATCGATCTGCCCCAGAGCGTCCTCGCTGCCGGCCACTACAAGACCGAGACTCTCGGAGTCAAGGCTCTGATGCGGGTCCTCAGAGAAAAGTTTGACGTGGAGGTTCTCTTCATAGACGAGCCGACGGGGCTTTGA
- a CDS encoding ABC transporter permease yields the protein MIGAIASKEFRDYMTSRRFLVLFGFLLLITLLALAQVKTGMMTWRGMEGESPKVYEVMWGVTYYLGLIGGIFALALGFDAITRERENRTLKVLMGHPVYRDQVILGKLLGGAMTLAVAVVITFLVVLGTLMWMGVTVDGTSITRLAVYFFFAYLYLLVFFGIAVAFSAHSKSSGSALMYALVLFLAVTVVFEAVAPIVADHVAGPQPQPPQEAFTGYSENVTLEELQAQEKLWEEYDNLIQEWSKKYFDTIETVSSLSPRADFQQISEYVLNPHAQSWKDAMYSPGIEGPEQPTYSLAESLSFAKREIVFLLAYLIIGFVAAYLGFVRAEIR from the coding sequence ATGATAGGGGCAATAGCGAGCAAGGAGTTCCGTGACTATATGACCAGCAGGCGTTTTCTGGTTCTGTTTGGATTTTTGCTTCTCATAACCCTGCTCGCACTGGCACAGGTAAAGACCGGCATGATGACGTGGCGGGGCATGGAAGGGGAAAGTCCAAAGGTCTACGAAGTCATGTGGGGGGTCACATATTACCTAGGACTCATCGGAGGGATATTCGCCCTCGCGCTCGGTTTTGACGCGATAACCCGTGAGAGGGAGAACAGGACTCTCAAGGTCCTCATGGGCCATCCGGTCTACAGGGATCAGGTAATACTAGGAAAACTCCTCGGGGGCGCCATGACACTGGCGGTGGCGGTGGTGATAACGTTCCTCGTCGTTCTAGGAACGCTGATGTGGATGGGGGTCACAGTGGACGGCACTTCAATCACCAGACTGGCGGTGTACTTCTTTTTCGCCTACCTATACCTGCTGGTGTTCTTCGGGATAGCCGTTGCGTTTTCGGCACACTCCAAGTCCAGCGGCAGCGCCCTGATGTACGCCCTGGTTCTCTTCCTGGCAGTTACGGTGGTGTTTGAAGCCGTGGCGCCAATCGTGGCAGATCACGTGGCAGGACCACAGCCCCAGCCCCCACAGGAAGCGTTCACAGGTTATTCCGAGAACGTGACCCTGGAGGAACTGCAGGCGCAGGAAAAGCTGTGGGAGGAGTACGACAACCTGATACAGGAGTGGAGCAAGAAATACTTTGACACCATCGAAACGGTCAGCAGCCTGTCCCCAAGGGCGGACTTCCAGCAGATATCGGAGTACGTGCTCAATCCCCACGCACAGTCCTGGAAGGACGCGATGTATTCCCCGGGAATTGAGGGTCCCGAACAGCCGACGTACAGTCTGGCCGAGAGCCTGTCCTTCGCCAAGAGGGAAATCGTCTTCCTGCTGGCGTATCTGATAATAGGCTTTGTCGCGGCATACCTTGGATTCGTACGGGCGGAAATAAGGTGA